A DNA window from Niabella yanshanensis contains the following coding sequences:
- a CDS encoding transporter, translating to MLLIAFENKLSSKWKLDYNAGAQQEVFSTEWVWLANGSLHYHICDPPELFLEYYAQYGVGKSGHNNIGGGWAYQPGNHVQIYLSGGASVAYHEPNQFVAGGIAFRLP from the coding sequence ATCCTGTTAATAGCGTTTGAAAATAAGCTATCGTCAAAATGGAAGCTCGATTATAATGCAGGTGCCCAACAGGAGGTGTTTTCTACAGAATGGGTTTGGTTGGCTAATGGGTCTTTACATTATCATATTTGCGATCCGCCGGAGTTGTTCCTGGAATATTATGCACAATATGGTGTAGGCAAATCAGGGCACAATAATATAGGAGGTGGTTGGGCCTACCAGCCGGGAAACCATGTGCAGATTTATTTATCCGGAGGGGCAAGTGTTGCCTATCATGAACCCAATCAATTTGTTGCTGGAGGAATTGCATTCAGACTTCCCTGA
- a CDS encoding GntR family transcriptional regulator, with translation MGTRTEKKLSITKDWHLSKVQQVADTIRKEIVKGGLKRDDQLPSINDFSRTYSVARDTVEKAYQILKDERYIVSIKGRGYFVKGIPAKKLRVLLVMNKISAYKKIVYNSFVKTLGDKAVVDLQIHHYRLDILKDIVETRMNQYDHFVIMPHFTHDTDPRKVLALLKSIPSGKLTILDKKVTGLDNPVEVYQDFENDIFEALISQPELINKYDNLVVILRSDEFHPREIIKGIRRFCRKYKKSFTVASGAEDLELHPATLYIETSESDLAHLMKKAKERRFKLAKDIGIISFNETVLKDLLQVTVVTTNFDKMGEAAAITLLNRYPQRTKVPFNFIKRKTV, from the coding sequence ATGGGAACCAGAACCGAAAAAAAGTTGAGCATAACAAAGGATTGGCATCTGTCGAAAGTACAGCAGGTAGCCGATACCATCAGGAAGGAAATTGTAAAGGGAGGCCTGAAGAGAGACGATCAGCTGCCTTCCATCAATGATTTTAGCAGAACTTATAGTGTAGCACGCGATACGGTAGAGAAAGCCTACCAGATATTGAAGGACGAACGATATATTGTTTCTATTAAGGGCAGGGGATACTTCGTTAAAGGAATTCCTGCTAAGAAACTCAGGGTGTTATTGGTGATGAACAAGATCAGCGCCTATAAAAAAATTGTCTATAATAGTTTCGTTAAAACATTAGGCGACAAGGCGGTTGTGGATTTGCAGATACATCATTACCGTTTGGATATACTGAAGGATATCGTGGAAACCCGGATGAATCAATACGATCACTTTGTGATCATGCCACATTTTACACATGACACAGACCCCAGGAAGGTACTTGCTTTATTAAAAAGCATTCCTTCAGGAAAGCTGACAATTCTTGATAAAAAGGTAACAGGACTGGATAATCCTGTAGAGGTTTACCAGGATTTTGAAAATGATATTTTTGAAGCCCTGATATCCCAACCGGAATTAATAAATAAATATGATAACCTCGTGGTAATTTTACGAAGCGATGAGTTTCATCCCCGCGAGATTATAAAAGGGATCAGGCGATTTTGCAGGAAGTATAAGAAAAGCTTTACAGTAGCCTCCGGTGCTGAAGATTTAGAGCTGCACCCTGCGACGCTCTATATAGAAACTTCGGAGTCTGATCTGGCTCACCTAATGAAAAAGGCGAAAGAACGAAGGTTCAAACTCGCAAAAGATATCGGCATCATATCCTTCAACGAAACGGTTTTAAAAGACCTGCTTCAGGTTACTGTTGTAACTACCAATTTTGATAAGATGGGCGAAGCTGCAGCAATAACTCTCTTAAACAGGTATCCGCAGCGAACGAAAGTGCCTTTTAATTTCATCAAAAGAAAAACCGTGTAG
- a CDS encoding YeiH family protein: protein MKKSSVLTEDWSAVVIGFFIIVVTVFGLRLAAPTFKWADAAGLLSGVLSAENFLKILILFLFVYVMAIAGAVLMGKPVKGIARSLPVVYIITILASVAGGYDGIKTLNLETVIFCLFLGLLIRNLVKLPEWFYQSLSSEFFVKIGLVLLGISVIFSDILKAGSLGLIQSLLVVLSVWYFSFWLCKKMKVDKELTMMLSSAVSICGVSAAIATSGAIKGDSKKLSLVVSLVLITAVPMMIFMPWIAHQLGLSEEVTGAWLGGTIDTTGAVVASGTLVGETALKISTIVKFSQNVLLGIAAFAISIYWSYTKKDVSEQEKPTLKIIWERFPKFVLGFILVSVIFSFFVSAEVTEAVKPQLKSIQGFWFALAFTCIGLETNFRDLFGTHNRKPLLAFLGAQTFNIFITLVIAYFLFRNA from the coding sequence ATGAAAAAATCAAGTGTACTTACTGAAGATTGGTCGGCTGTAGTTATAGGCTTCTTCATTATTGTTGTGACTGTTTTCGGGCTTCGGCTGGCGGCTCCCACCTTTAAATGGGCTGATGCTGCAGGCCTGCTGTCAGGTGTGTTGTCTGCTGAGAATTTTTTGAAGATATTGATCCTCTTCTTATTTGTATATGTCATGGCGATAGCCGGGGCTGTTTTAATGGGCAAGCCGGTTAAGGGAATCGCCCGGTCGCTGCCCGTAGTCTATATTATCACTATACTGGCATCTGTTGCGGGTGGATATGACGGCATTAAAACCCTGAACCTCGAAACGGTGATCTTTTGTTTGTTCTTAGGCCTGTTGATCCGCAACCTGGTAAAACTTCCCGAATGGTTTTATCAATCATTGTCTTCAGAGTTTTTCGTTAAAATTGGTCTTGTCTTGTTAGGTATCAGCGTTATATTTTCCGATATCCTGAAGGCCGGCTCCTTGGGTTTGATTCAATCCCTGCTGGTGGTACTTTCAGTATGGTATTTTTCTTTCTGGCTTTGCAAGAAAATGAAGGTAGATAAAGAGCTCACCATGATGCTCTCCAGTGCTGTGTCCATCTGCGGCGTATCTGCAGCGATTGCTACATCAGGTGCTATTAAAGGCGATTCCAAAAAATTGTCGCTGGTGGTTTCGCTGGTATTGATCACAGCCGTGCCGATGATGATCTTTATGCCCTGGATCGCACATCAATTAGGCCTGAGTGAAGAAGTGACCGGAGCCTGGTTGGGTGGAACTATCGATACAACAGGAGCTGTAGTGGCATCCGGCACATTAGTGGGCGAAACAGCGCTGAAAATAAGTACGATTGTAAAGTTCTCCCAGAACGTATTGTTAGGTATTGCTGCTTTTGCTATTTCTATTTACTGGTCTTACACCAAAAAAGACGTTAGTGAGCAGGAGAAGCCCACGCTTAAAATTATATGGGAGCGCTTTCCCAAATTCGTATTGGGTTTTATACTGGTGTCTGTTATTTTTTCTTTCTTTGTGAGCGCAGAGGTAACGGAAGCGGTTAAGCCCCAGCTGAAAAGCATACAGGGCTTCTGGTTTGCCTTGGCTTTTACCTGTATCGGCCTGGAAACTAATTTCAGGGATCTATTTGGAACGCATAACCGCAAACCCTTACTGGCCTTCCTGGGTGCGCAAACCTTTAATATTTTTATCACATTGGTGATCGCCTATTTCCTGTTTAGAAATGCTTAA
- a CDS encoding serine hydrolase gives MKRYLLVCLLLPVGGIAQNNLPSVNDTIQKVENHLAPDIVYGETVPALNIEQRMKETGVKGLSIAVIKNYQIHWAKGYGWADEASSSKVTNNTRFQAASISKSLNSMGILKLVEEKRIDPEADVNTLLKSWKFPYDSNSVKTKINIYHLLSHTAGLGVHGFPGYERGSKLPVLQQILDGHSPANTQAVRSQFEAGTKLQYSGGGTTISQLIVEDITGKRYHEYMRDAVLKPLGMSNSSFEQPISDTLNLATGYYTNGKPVKGKYHIYPEQAAAGLWTTPTDLAKYIIECQLTLKGASQKVLSPSMMQTRMTPVLGKESALGVVIISRGDRRFFIHNGGNEAFLCTSYGTLEGGDGIVIMTNGEDFSVISELLNSVARVYNWKGFYTPSIRKTVTVPADQMELYTGNYQLPGDTIKVALVNNDLYFRQSRFPAVNYKARFTTGNELEFAEIPDAKFKFINEAGKKASKIVFLQGGKDFEAIRVD, from the coding sequence ATGAAACGATACCTATTAGTATGTTTACTTTTACCGGTTGGGGGTATAGCCCAAAATAATTTGCCGTCTGTTAATGATACTATTCAAAAAGTAGAAAATCATTTGGCACCTGATATTGTTTATGGTGAAACCGTTCCCGCTCTAAACATTGAGCAAAGAATGAAGGAGACAGGCGTCAAAGGATTGAGCATCGCGGTGATTAAAAACTATCAAATTCACTGGGCAAAAGGGTATGGTTGGGCAGATGAGGCTTCTAGTAGTAAAGTTACGAATAACACGCGTTTCCAGGCAGCTTCTATCAGTAAGAGCCTCAACAGCATGGGCATCCTTAAACTGGTAGAAGAAAAGAGAATAGATCCGGAGGCAGACGTTAATACACTTTTAAAGAGCTGGAAGTTTCCCTATGACTCTAATTCAGTTAAGACGAAAATCAATATCTATCATTTGCTGAGTCATACCGCGGGCCTTGGGGTTCACGGTTTTCCGGGATATGAGCGTGGCAGCAAACTACCGGTACTACAGCAAATACTCGATGGCCATTCTCCGGCCAATACACAGGCTGTAAGATCCCAATTTGAAGCTGGCACCAAATTACAGTATTCGGGCGGCGGCACTACCATTTCACAGCTGATCGTAGAAGATATTACAGGTAAACGGTATCATGAATATATGAGAGATGCTGTTTTGAAACCCCTGGGTATGAGCAACAGCAGTTTTGAGCAACCTATTTCTGACACGCTCAACCTGGCCACAGGGTATTATACAAATGGAAAACCCGTAAAAGGGAAATATCATATCTATCCGGAGCAGGCTGCCGCTGGCCTCTGGACTACACCAACCGATCTTGCGAAGTATATTATAGAATGCCAGCTAACCCTTAAGGGCGCTTCCCAAAAAGTATTATCTCCATCCATGATGCAAACCCGCATGACACCTGTTTTGGGCAAGGAGTCAGCGCTGGGTGTGGTGATTATTTCCCGGGGCGATCGTAGATTTTTTATTCATAACGGCGGTAATGAAGCTTTTCTATGTACCTCCTATGGTACTTTAGAAGGTGGCGATGGTATCGTTATAATGACCAATGGAGAGGATTTCTCTGTAATAAGCGAGCTCTTAAATAGTGTGGCCAGGGTATACAACTGGAAAGGTTTTTATACGCCATCAATCAGGAAAACTGTAACGGTTCCTGCAGATCAAATGGAATTATATACAGGAAATTACCAATTACCGGGTGATACCATAAAGGTAGCTTTAGTGAACAATGATCTTTATTTCCGTCAAAGCAGGTTTCCGGCAGTCAACTACAAAGCACGCTTTACAACCGGTAATGAGCTTGAATTTGCAGAAATCCCCGACGCAAAATTTAAGTTTATTAACGAGGCAGGTAAAAAAGCTTCTAAAATTGTTTTTCTCCAGGGTGGAAAAGATTTTGAAGCCATAAGAGTCGATTAG
- a CDS encoding AraC family transcriptional regulator, producing MKAYFHKVTQPFQSSFLVRHDVAPNFGRAVHYHTDLELHLTLKGEGVRFIGDKVASFEAGDILLLGENLPHAWRAREKEGTGVEAVIIQFKKDCFGRDFFSIPELAHIRNLYDISKKGLQLNGNCRQQVETLMMQALTAEHFKRVLILLEILHLIADSKEYGLIASTEAEYNVDQEDACRLDRVHAYTLEHFKREISLAEIAEVCNLSITSFCRYFKTTTKTTYFDFLIQVRVNFACRMIIEDRYSIATICFECGFNNVANFYRHFKKLMLMTPIEYKRKYAKQLVA from the coding sequence ATGAAAGCTTATTTTCATAAAGTAACCCAACCTTTTCAAAGTAGCTTCCTGGTGCGTCACGATGTTGCGCCCAACTTTGGTCGTGCGGTTCATTACCATACCGACCTCGAGCTTCATTTAACACTAAAGGGTGAAGGCGTACGTTTTATTGGTGATAAGGTGGCCAGCTTTGAAGCAGGTGATATATTATTATTGGGTGAAAACCTGCCACATGCCTGGCGGGCCAGGGAGAAAGAAGGAACAGGTGTTGAAGCGGTCATCATACAGTTTAAAAAGGATTGCTTTGGACGAGATTTTTTTTCTATTCCTGAGCTCGCGCATATCCGCAATCTATATGATATATCCAAAAAAGGACTGCAATTAAACGGCAACTGCAGGCAACAGGTGGAGACATTGATGATGCAGGCCCTAACGGCTGAGCATTTCAAGCGGGTGCTTATTCTATTAGAGATCCTGCACCTGATTGCAGACTCCAAAGAATACGGACTCATCGCCAGTACAGAGGCGGAGTACAACGTAGACCAGGAAGATGCATGCCGGCTGGACAGGGTACATGCGTACACGCTCGAACATTTTAAAAGAGAGATTAGCCTGGCGGAGATAGCAGAGGTCTGCAACTTAAGCATTACTTCATTTTGCAGGTATTTTAAAACAACCACCAAAACAACCTATTTCGATTTCCTTATACAGGTTCGCGTAAACTTTGCGTGCCGGATGATCATTGAAGACCGGTATTCAATAGCAACTATTTGTTTTGAGTGTGGGTTTAATAATGTTGCTAATTTTTACCGCCATTTTAAAAAGCTAATGCTCATGACACCGATAGAATATAAAAGAAAGTATGCTAAACAACTGGTGGCTTAG